Proteins encoded within one genomic window of Companilactobacillus zhachilii:
- a CDS encoding ABC transporter ATP-binding protein encodes MHNGAMIGHELPKRNGTFKFRDFMRLINSVNPKKSLFMLGMLLSLVTSGASLVVPQLTKGLVDTSGLSKIDSKMLVVLVLAFLVQLVFGTVGSFILRYVGESSVKTLREKLWAHLLQLPVDYFDDHKSGETSSRLVNDTSVIKDLITSQFPNFITGAIQLIGSMIILFFMDWKMASLMFGIIPIFVLILLPIGRIMSKLGRKLQAATADFNADASEKLAEVRLIKSSNGENFERATGGNFIDKIFKVGIKDARVEAVLQPIMTTAMLGVFVGILGYGAVRIQQGTLSSGSLVAFLLYLFNIITPVASFATFFSQVQKAMGSTERIQEILQTKPEVTTAGKAIDVEGQTITATQLDFSYDSDKPILKNVSFEAKPNTVIAFAGPSGGGKSTIFSLLERFYQPDSGSILIGDHNIKNIDLANWRSQIGYVSQDSAVFAGSIRDNLQYGLDKQLTDEQLWHGLSLAYADEFVRNFPDQLETQIGERGVKLSGGQKQRIAIARAFLRNPKILMLDEATASLDSESEEKVQRALDQLMVGRTTLVIAHRLSTIVDADQIYFIEHGSVTGHGTHQELMKDHSLYAQYVKEQVVN; translated from the coding sequence ATGCACAATGGAGCAATGATAGGACACGAATTACCTAAGCGTAATGGTACATTCAAGTTCCGAGATTTTATGCGTTTGATTAACAGTGTTAATCCTAAAAAGAGCTTATTCATGCTCGGTATGTTGTTAAGTTTAGTAACTAGTGGTGCCAGTTTGGTCGTGCCACAATTAACCAAAGGCTTAGTTGATACAAGTGGACTTTCCAAAATTGACAGTAAGATGTTAGTTGTTTTAGTCTTAGCATTCTTAGTTCAACTTGTTTTTGGGACCGTTGGTAGCTTTATCCTGCGTTATGTCGGTGAAAGTTCGGTTAAGACATTACGTGAAAAATTATGGGCTCACTTATTACAATTACCCGTTGATTACTTTGACGATCATAAGTCAGGTGAAACAAGCTCTAGATTAGTCAATGATACGAGTGTGATCAAAGATTTAATTACTTCTCAGTTCCCTAATTTTATTACCGGAGCTATTCAATTAATTGGTTCCATGATTATCTTATTCTTCATGGATTGGAAAATGGCATCACTTATGTTTGGCATCATCCCTATCTTCGTCTTGATTCTCTTACCGATTGGTCGAATCATGTCAAAACTAGGTCGGAAACTGCAGGCCGCCACTGCTGATTTTAATGCCGATGCTAGCGAAAAATTAGCCGAAGTTCGTTTAATCAAATCAAGCAATGGTGAAAACTTTGAACGTGCAACTGGCGGCAACTTTATCGACAAGATTTTCAAAGTCGGAATTAAAGATGCCCGTGTAGAAGCCGTTTTACAACCAATTATGACAACAGCTATGTTAGGTGTTTTTGTCGGTATCTTAGGTTATGGTGCTGTTAGAATTCAACAAGGTACCCTCTCAAGCGGTTCCTTGGTCGCCTTTCTACTCTACCTATTTAATATCATTACTCCAGTAGCCAGCTTTGCGACCTTCTTCTCCCAAGTTCAAAAAGCAATGGGTTCAACTGAACGCATTCAAGAAATTTTACAAACAAAACCAGAAGTTACTACCGCGGGAAAAGCAATTGATGTCGAGGGACAAACTATTACAGCTACTCAGCTTGATTTTAGTTACGACTCTGATAAACCTATTTTGAAAAATGTTTCTTTTGAGGCTAAACCTAATACAGTTATTGCCTTTGCTGGACCTTCTGGTGGTGGTAAATCAACTATTTTCTCTCTACTAGAAAGATTTTATCAACCAGATAGTGGTTCCATTTTAATTGGCGACCACAATATTAAAAATATTGATTTAGCTAATTGGCGTTCCCAAATCGGCTACGTTTCCCAAGATAGTGCCGTTTTTGCTGGTAGCATTCGAGACAACTTACAATACGGATTGGATAAACAATTGACCGATGAACAACTTTGGCACGGTTTATCATTAGCTTATGCCGACGAGTTCGTTCGTAACTTTCCTGATCAATTGGAAACTCAAATCGGTGAACGCGGTGTCAAACTCTCCGGTGGACAAAAACAACGAATTGCTATTGCTCGGGCCTTTCTCCGTAATCCAAAGATTTTGATGTTAGACGAAGCCACCGCCAGCCTTGATTCGGAATCAGAAGAAAAAGTTCAACGAGCCTTAGATCAATTGATGGTTGGCAGAACTACTCTTGTTATCGCACATAGACTTTCAACAATCGTTGATGCAGATCAAATTTACTTCATCGAACATGGCTCAGTCACAGGTCATGGAACTCACCAAGAATTAATGAAAGACCATAGTTTATATGCCCAATACGTGAAAGAACAAGTTGTTAACTAG
- a CDS encoding SDR family NAD(P)-dependent oxidoreductase, whose amino-acid sequence MDLHLINKVALITGSTKGIGKAIAIEMAREGTNVIINGRKQSEVDQIVAEIKHDFPKTSPIGVAADLANEAERQKLFTQVPEVDILINNMGIFQPMEYQDITDEIWENFFNINVLAGNSLAKFYLPKMLNQDFGRIIFIASEEAVMPSGEMPQYSMTKSMNLSLAKSLSKLTVDTHVTVNTIMPGSTLTEGVQKMLDDMYKDSDLPKDKWEKDFMKHHRSRSQIQRLIRPEEIGRFAAFVASPDSSSFSGEALRVDGGLVPTIF is encoded by the coding sequence ATGGATCTTCACTTAATAAATAAAGTGGCTTTAATAACTGGCTCAACCAAAGGTATCGGTAAAGCAATTGCTATTGAAATGGCCCGTGAAGGTACGAATGTCATTATTAATGGAAGAAAACAGTCAGAAGTTGATCAGATTGTGGCTGAAATTAAACATGATTTTCCTAAAACTAGTCCTATTGGAGTAGCTGCTGATTTAGCTAATGAAGCAGAACGTCAGAAATTGTTCACCCAAGTTCCAGAAGTAGATATTTTAATTAATAATATGGGTATTTTTCAACCAATGGAGTACCAAGATATTACGGATGAAATTTGGGAAAATTTTTTCAATATTAATGTTTTAGCAGGAAATTCTTTGGCTAAATTCTATCTACCTAAAATGTTAAACCAAGATTTTGGTCGTATCATCTTTATTGCAAGTGAAGAAGCCGTAATGCCTTCTGGTGAAATGCCACAATACAGTATGACCAAATCAATGAATCTATCTTTGGCTAAGAGTCTATCGAAGTTAACAGTTGATACTCATGTGACCGTTAATACAATTATGCCAGGGTCTACCTTGACTGAAGGCGTTCAAAAGATGCTCGATGATATGTATAAAGATAGTGATTTGCCTAAGGATAAGTGGGAAAAGGACTTCATGAAACATCATCGTTCTCGTTCCCAAATCCAACGTTTAATTAGACCAGAAGAGATAGGTCGATTTGCGGCATTTGTTGCTAGTCCAGATTCCTCATCATTTTCTGGAGAAGCCTTACGTGTTGATGGTGGATTAGTGCCAACGATCTTTTAA
- a CDS encoding aldo/keto reductase, with product MITSLNDRIKLNNGTAIPGLGLGVFQIPNEDTADVVANGIKQGYRLIDTAQVYGNEEGTGVGIKRGLKENNLKREDLFITSKVWNNHLTYDETLAAANDSLQKLGLDYLDLYLIHWPGDDSFKDSYLALEQLYKEGKIKAIGVSNFQIHHLEELAKFATVTPVLNQVESHPKLIQTELREFAAKHNIKIQAWSPLMQGKILKDATLESIATKYGKSTAQIILRWDIQRDILLVVKSVHPDRMASNADVFDFTLDQADMDKINALNEDLRVGPNPDEFDF from the coding sequence ATGATTACTTCATTAAATGATCGCATTAAATTAAATAACGGCACAGCTATTCCTGGTTTGGGCTTAGGTGTTTTCCAGATTCCTAACGAAGACACAGCGGATGTTGTTGCCAATGGAATTAAGCAAGGCTATCGCTTGATTGATACTGCACAAGTTTATGGCAATGAAGAGGGCACAGGTGTTGGTATCAAGCGCGGACTCAAAGAAAATAACTTGAAACGTGAAGATTTATTTATTACTTCAAAGGTTTGGAACAATCATTTAACTTATGATGAGACACTTGCTGCAGCAAATGACAGTCTGCAAAAATTGGGCTTAGATTATTTGGATCTTTATTTGATTCATTGGCCTGGTGATGATTCTTTCAAAGATTCATACTTAGCTTTGGAACAACTTTATAAAGAAGGCAAAATCAAAGCCATTGGTGTCAGCAATTTTCAAATTCATCATTTGGAAGAATTGGCTAAATTTGCGACAGTTACACCGGTTTTAAATCAAGTGGAATCACATCCCAAGCTGATTCAAACTGAACTTCGCGAATTTGCTGCCAAGCATAATATTAAAATTCAAGCCTGGTCACCATTGATGCAAGGTAAAATTCTAAAGGACGCTACTTTGGAGTCGATTGCTACCAAGTATGGTAAATCGACCGCTCAAATTATTTTACGTTGGGATATTCAAAGGGATATCTTATTAGTTGTTAAATCAGTTCACCCTGACCGTATGGCAAGCAATGCCGACGTTTTTGACTTTACTTTGGATCAAGCAGATATGGATAAAATAAATGCTTTGAACGAAGATTTGCGCGTGGGTCCAAACCCAGATGAATTTGATTTCTAA
- a CDS encoding macro domain-containing protein, producing the protein MKEVIIMDKISIIRGDISYLPFHVDAIVNAANSALVPGGGVDGALNRKAGPNLGRDMISFGGTPTGTAVYTKAYDLNADYVIHAVGPRYNDGEHGEKQLLSDAYKASMEMAKKLQVNSLAIPFLSTGIYSYPLEEAIAVAIDTVKKFDLDAKIYFVAFDDTTEELAKKYLSAKK; encoded by the coding sequence ATGAAAGAAGTAATTATTATGGATAAGATTTCCATTATTAGAGGAGATATTTCATATTTACCATTTCACGTTGATGCAATTGTTAATGCAGCTAATAGTGCCTTAGTTCCAGGTGGGGGTGTTGATGGGGCTTTGAATCGAAAAGCCGGTCCCAATCTGGGACGTGATATGATATCTTTCGGTGGTACTCCTACCGGAACTGCCGTCTACACTAAGGCCTATGATTTAAACGCTGACTATGTAATTCATGCCGTTGGTCCCCGTTATAACGATGGTGAACATGGGGAAAAACAGTTATTGAGTGATGCTTATAAAGCTTCCATGGAAATGGCAAAGAAACTACAGGTCAACTCGTTAGCAATACCGTTTCTCAGTACGGGTATTTACAGTTATCCTTTGGAAGAAGCCATTGCAGTGGCAATTGATACAGTTAAAAAATTTGATTTAGATGCAAAGATTTATTTTGTGGCATTTGACGATACGACGGAAGAATTGGCGAAGAAATATCTAAGTGCTAAAAAATAA
- a CDS encoding Cof-type HAD-IIB family hydrolase gives MDIRLILSDIDGTILNDENMVDSDLKSVISELRQQGIPFVLASARSPEGMLPIAKELDVMDNPIACYNGALVVKDLNKKDYTTILSHELEIEEVRQVVQIVRRRFPNVSINLYSGSDWYVERRDKWTEIESEITQLQPIITDINQFVSEHQSPIHKLLLISEPKEIEQVLDYLRNAIMPNSLFYLSKPNYLEITSSQVSKEKALRELAKVYNLSLDKTMALGDNFNDVPMLKLAGLGVAMQNAPTEVRNCAKVITKSNNQNGVSKAIEKYVLK, from the coding sequence ATGGATATTAGATTAATTTTAAGTGATATTGATGGAACAATTTTAAATGACGAAAACATGGTTGATAGTGATTTAAAATCAGTCATTTCTGAATTACGTCAACAAGGTATTCCTTTTGTTTTAGCATCAGCGCGCTCACCTGAAGGGATGTTACCCATTGCCAAAGAATTGGATGTTATGGATAACCCGATTGCGTGTTATAACGGTGCTTTAGTTGTTAAAGATCTCAATAAAAAAGACTATACAACAATATTGAGTCATGAACTGGAAATTGAAGAAGTTCGTCAGGTAGTTCAGATAGTTCGTCGACGTTTTCCTAACGTTTCAATTAATTTATATTCAGGTTCAGATTGGTATGTTGAAAGAAGAGATAAGTGGACAGAAATTGAATCTGAAATTACCCAATTACAACCAATCATAACGGACATAAATCAATTCGTTAGTGAGCATCAAAGTCCAATTCATAAGCTTCTATTGATCAGTGAGCCTAAAGAAATAGAGCAAGTTTTAGACTACCTTCGTAACGCTATAATGCCCAATAGTTTGTTTTATTTATCAAAACCTAATTACTTGGAAATAACTAGTAGTCAGGTGTCTAAGGAAAAAGCACTAAGAGAGCTAGCAAAGGTATACAATTTATCACTTGATAAAACAATGGCTCTAGGTGATAACTTCAATGATGTTCCAATGTTGAAATTGGCTGGACTAGGTGTTGCAATGCAAAATGCCCCAACCGAGGTCAGAAATTGTGCTAAGGTAATCACGAAGAGCAATAATCAAAATGGTGTTTCTAAAGCCATTGAGAAATATGTTTTAAAATGA
- a CDS encoding DeoR/GlpR family DNA-binding transcription regulator has product MYQEQRLEEILKLLRDSDSLTSEQMIEYFHVSRDTVRRDFAKLSQAGKVKRVHGGIMQLPTSNEIVSFNERLNEFSEAKKHIATLALPFVQSQGTYFFDVSTTILKLAQIVDTEATIYTHSLDNTIMLSANPKINLHALGGQFYPKNRFFYSLQEAEILKHIHFDVVFIGAAGLKDGQVSFEDQTDAYLKRLILQNAKVKILLAENAKFTKEATYSIGDLSEFDYLLTDVKPEEKYLTATSVKY; this is encoded by the coding sequence ATGTATCAAGAACAACGTTTAGAAGAAATTTTAAAGCTATTACGAGATTCAGATAGCTTGACTAGTGAACAAATGATTGAATACTTTCATGTTTCTCGTGATACAGTTCGACGGGATTTCGCCAAATTGTCACAAGCAGGTAAGGTTAAACGAGTTCACGGCGGTATCATGCAATTACCAACTAGTAATGAAATTGTTTCGTTTAATGAACGATTGAATGAATTTAGTGAGGCAAAGAAACACATAGCAACGTTAGCTCTACCATTTGTACAATCTCAAGGTACATATTTCTTTGATGTTTCGACGACGATTTTAAAGTTAGCTCAGATTGTCGATACAGAAGCAACAATTTATACGCATTCGCTTGATAATACCATTATGTTAAGCGCTAATCCCAAAATTAATTTACATGCTTTGGGAGGCCAATTTTATCCTAAAAACCGTTTCTTTTATTCATTACAAGAGGCCGAAATCTTGAAACATATACATTTTGACGTGGTATTCATTGGGGCTGCTGGATTAAAAGATGGCCAAGTTAGTTTTGAAGATCAGACAGATGCATATCTTAAGCGATTAATTTTACAAAATGCCAAGGTTAAAATTTTACTAGCTGAGAATGCTAAATTTACTAAAGAAGCCACATATTCAATTGGTGATTTGAGTGAGTTTGATTATTTACTGACAGATGTGAAACCAGAGGAAAAATATTTGACTGCTACTTCGGTTAAATATTAG
- a CDS encoding YdcF family protein produces the protein MNQFSSYLDILQKTSIYLGIATIVLFGIFLFFWLREPRRLIHGITFTIFFITFLTELAVLIFTTGNSEFIVVMGVLFVLIVGVIFLTMFFMWALLLWNAIVVWKRESHTLSNMLTLFLAIFLIALWFANSFMVGHSRFLPDWFNTLISGLPLIGVYLLLCSYNYLASALLYQFVPRRYKANYLIVLGAGLINGDTVSRLLGNRIDAAIKFGNKQIKKGRPAPKIVFSGGQGPDEKLSEAAAMANYAIEHGWNKDLVILEDKSRNTLQNMQFSNAIIQKDYGTDDAYIKFFSNNYHIFRAGLYAKMAGLAANGIGAPTKFYFLPNALIREFVAVFLMNKKRHLIVLSLIGIGILLMVAITIYTDLVAK, from the coding sequence ATGAATCAATTTTCTTCGTATTTGGACATCTTGCAAAAAACTTCAATCTATTTGGGGATTGCAACAATTGTTCTATTCGGAATTTTCTTATTCTTTTGGCTTAGAGAACCTCGACGACTAATCCATGGAATAACATTTACGATCTTCTTTATTACTTTTCTCACTGAATTAGCCGTTCTAATATTTACAACTGGTAATTCAGAATTCATTGTCGTTATGGGCGTCTTGTTCGTACTAATTGTGGGTGTCATCTTTCTGACAATGTTCTTCATGTGGGCGTTATTACTATGGAACGCCATTGTTGTTTGGAAGCGTGAGAGTCATACTTTATCGAATATGTTAACTTTATTTTTAGCGATTTTCTTGATTGCACTCTGGTTTGCCAACTCATTTATGGTTGGTCATTCTCGTTTTCTTCCAGACTGGTTTAACACTTTAATATCTGGCTTACCGCTCATCGGGGTATACTTACTTCTATGTTCTTACAACTACTTAGCAAGTGCGTTACTATACCAATTCGTCCCTCGACGTTACAAAGCTAACTACTTGATTGTTCTAGGAGCTGGCTTAATCAATGGTGACACAGTTTCTAGATTACTTGGTAATCGAATTGATGCCGCGATTAAATTTGGTAATAAGCAAATCAAAAAGGGACGTCCAGCACCTAAAATTGTCTTCTCAGGCGGACAAGGACCTGATGAAAAGTTATCCGAAGCAGCCGCCATGGCCAACTATGCGATTGAGCATGGGTGGAATAAAGACTTGGTTATCTTGGAAGATAAGTCCCGTAATACCTTACAAAATATGCAATTTTCTAATGCTATCATTCAAAAAGATTACGGAACTGATGATGCTTATATCAAATTTTTCAGTAATAATTATCATATCTTTCGTGCCGGTCTATACGCTAAAATGGCTGGTCTAGCAGCAAATGGTATTGGAGCACCAACAAAATTCTACTTCTTACCCAATGCTCTAATTCGAGAATTTGTGGCCGTCTTCTTAATGAATAAGAAACGCCATCTGATTGTTTTGAGTCTAATCGGAATTGGCATTCTACTCATGGTGGCAATTACAATTTATACCGATCTTGTAGCAAAATAG
- a CDS encoding GNAT family N-acetyltransferase: protein MLNIEKLSTKYQVKRLTTTDADHALNLVQSNSSFFNFCPPAPTRHSILEDMKVVPADKTLADKYYLGFYQANKLIAIVDLIVGYPAEMDAWIGFFMVDASVQKQGIGSTIMTDLVNALSGTKLKRIEVAYPKGNAQSQQFLLKNKFISMDREVPVPGYTMVIMEKVFHSK from the coding sequence ATGTTAAATATTGAAAAGTTATCCACAAAGTATCAAGTCAAAAGGTTAACAACAACGGATGCTGACCATGCCTTGAACTTAGTTCAGAGTAATTCCAGTTTTTTCAATTTCTGCCCACCGGCACCGACAAGACACAGTATTTTAGAGGATATGAAGGTTGTTCCGGCAGATAAAACGTTGGCTGATAAGTATTATTTAGGGTTTTATCAAGCTAATAAGTTAATAGCAATTGTTGATCTAATCGTCGGTTATCCAGCGGAAATGGATGCCTGGATTGGATTTTTCATGGTTGATGCTAGTGTGCAAAAACAAGGTATTGGTTCAACAATTATGACGGATTTAGTTAACGCATTGTCAGGGACTAAATTAAAGCGTATCGAAGTGGCCTATCCAAAAGGCAATGCTCAAAGCCAACAGTTTTTATTGAAGAATAAGTTTATTTCTATGGATCGTGAAGTACCGGTTCCAGGATACACAATGGTTATTATGGAAAAAGTTTTCCACAGTAAATAA
- a CDS encoding MarR family winged helix-turn-helix transcriptional regulator, translating to MDFNQEYIVARRILELANQLVATRNQHIRMLNITTYQADTLNFFADYPNSTISNLKDFQHIKHQSAQAITQKLNEKGLVELTENPNDHRAKLVSLTDAGRTMRNHLQENGSHTGEQLLNGFSDEEKAQFLALIERSVNNLNRGKE from the coding sequence ATGGATTTTAATCAAGAATATATCGTGGCACGGCGTATCCTTGAGCTTGCCAACCAACTGGTTGCGACTCGTAACCAGCACATTCGCATGTTAAATATCACCACATATCAAGCCGATACGCTAAATTTTTTTGCTGATTATCCAAACAGTACGATTTCAAATTTGAAAGATTTTCAACATATTAAACATCAAAGCGCCCAAGCAATCACACAGAAATTAAATGAAAAAGGTCTGGTTGAACTAACCGAAAATCCCAACGACCATCGTGCCAAGCTGGTGTCACTAACGGATGCCGGACGTACCATGCGCAATCACTTACAAGAAAATGGTTCGCATACGGGGGAACAGCTTCTTAATGGCTTTTCTGATGAAGAGAAAGCACAGTTTCTGGCACTAATAGAACGATCTGTAAATAATTTGAATCGAGGTAAAGAATGA
- a CDS encoding MFS transporter gives MKKHVYNRNIILILAASFFYLSSPMLINPLITGFSESLGSSTLLAGMIAGLMNITSLILRPIAGNLVDRYSKYRLSSLGGIFLIIASVGYVIATNPVWLLVIRVINGIGYVLCTVCMATWMANLLPRERVGSGMGIYGLMNALGMALAPALGIFLYQHFGYRYVFIASVVSSVLMVALVQLVTDHGHPVKKPAGTEQHKKFRLVQPQVLPIAMILMLFALPYFSTQAYIVSYVASIHSKVAVGSFFPIYAILLLVLRMSLKDLFDSVAFGKFLYVSLGSTLIGLLALAHLSNNIMMFIAALGLAGGYGLMFSICQATALLIAPHHEQGLANSTFYIGMDLGMSLGPILGGLIRSTVPITWFYPVMLVTIPIIWLIYFMNRKSLNHVF, from the coding sequence ATGAAGAAACATGTTTATAATCGCAACATCATATTAATCTTGGCAGCCAGCTTCTTTTATCTGTCTAGTCCCATGCTGATAAATCCCCTAATTACAGGCTTCTCTGAGAGTTTGGGTAGTTCTACCCTCTTGGCTGGAATGATTGCCGGGCTCATGAACATCACATCACTAATACTACGTCCGATAGCTGGAAACCTTGTTGATAGGTATTCCAAATACCGACTATCTTCACTAGGAGGAATTTTCCTGATAATTGCATCTGTTGGTTATGTGATTGCCACTAACCCCGTTTGGTTACTAGTAATTCGAGTAATCAACGGTATCGGCTATGTGTTGTGCACCGTTTGCATGGCAACTTGGATGGCCAATCTATTGCCTAGAGAACGTGTCGGTTCTGGTATGGGAATTTATGGTTTGATGAATGCACTTGGTATGGCTTTGGCCCCTGCGCTAGGTATCTTTCTTTACCAGCACTTTGGTTATCGTTATGTGTTCATAGCTTCTGTAGTTTCCAGTGTCTTAATGGTTGCGCTCGTGCAACTAGTAACAGATCATGGGCACCCTGTGAAAAAGCCTGCTGGTACAGAACAACACAAAAAGTTCCGTCTTGTTCAACCACAAGTATTACCGATTGCTATGATTCTCATGCTATTTGCATTACCATATTTCTCCACACAGGCATATATCGTTAGTTACGTGGCATCAATTCATTCCAAAGTAGCGGTTGGCAGCTTCTTTCCAATCTACGCCATCCTCTTGTTAGTTTTGAGAATGTCACTAAAGGACCTTTTTGATTCGGTGGCATTTGGTAAGTTTTTGTACGTAAGTCTAGGGAGTACCCTAATTGGCTTATTAGCATTGGCTCATCTGTCCAATAATATCATGATGTTCATCGCTGCATTAGGTTTAGCTGGTGGTTATGGCCTTATGTTTTCAATTTGTCAGGCGACCGCGCTCTTAATTGCACCACATCACGAGCAAGGATTAGCGAATAGTACGTTCTATATCGGTATGGATCTCGGTATGTCATTGGGACCAATTCTTGGTGGTTTGATTAGAAGTACCGTTCCAATTACGTGGTTCTATCCGGTGATGCTGGTAACCATTCCTATCATCTGGCTAATCTACTTCATGAATCGAAAGAGTCTTAACCATGTATTCTAA
- the rpsI gene encoding 30S ribosomal protein S9 → MAQVSYAGTGRRKDSVARVRLVPGNGKITINKRDVKDYIPFDNLIADMKQPLDVTETADSYDVIANVNGGGFSGQAGAIRHGIARALLDVDPDFRPSLKSAGFLTRDPRMKERKKPGLKKARKASQFSKR, encoded by the coding sequence TTGGCACAAGTATCATATGCCGGAACAGGCCGTCGCAAGGACTCAGTTGCTCGTGTACGCCTAGTACCCGGAAACGGAAAAATTACTATCAACAAACGTGATGTCAAAGATTACATTCCTTTTGACAATTTGATTGCTGATATGAAACAACCTTTAGATGTCACTGAAACAGCAGACAGCTATGACGTTATTGCTAACGTTAACGGTGGAGGCTTCTCAGGACAAGCTGGAGCAATTAGACATGGTATCGCTAGAGCACTACTTGATGTTGATCCTGATTTCAGACCATCACTCAAGTCAGCTGGCTTCCTAACACGTGACCCTCGTATGAAGGAACGTAAGAAACCAGGTCTTAAGAAAGCCCGTAAGGCTTCACAATTCTCAAAACGTTAA
- the rplM gene encoding 50S ribosomal protein L13, protein MRTTPLAKASEVERKWYVIDGEDVVLGRLSSVVASILRGKNKPTYTPNVDTGDNVIIINADKVRLTGKKAKNKIYYSHSDHPGGLKSISAGEKRATKPERFVEDSIRGMLPKNTLGRQEIKKLHVYAGSDHNHQAQNPEMLDINKLI, encoded by the coding sequence GTGCGTACAACACCATTAGCAAAAGCAAGTGAAGTTGAACGTAAATGGTATGTAATCGACGGTGAAGATGTTGTCTTAGGTAGACTTTCATCAGTTGTTGCTTCTATTCTTAGAGGTAAGAACAAACCAACTTACACACCTAACGTTGATACAGGTGATAATGTTATTATCATCAATGCAGATAAAGTTAGATTAACAGGTAAAAAGGCTAAGAATAAGATTTATTATTCTCACTCAGATCACCCAGGTGGGTTGAAGAGTATCAGTGCCGGCGAAAAGAGAGCTACAAAGCCAGAACGCTTCGTAGAAGACTCAATTCGTGGTATGTTGCCTAAGAACACACTTGGTCGTCAAGAAATCAAGAAGTTGCATGTATATGCAGGTTCAGATCACAACCACCAAGCACAAAATCCAGAGATGTTGGATATCAACAAACTAATTTAA
- the truA gene encoding tRNA pseudouridine(38-40) synthase TruA produces the protein MTRYKLTIAYDGTKFHGFQRQNELRTVQGVLEKALSKMTKGQHIDVFGSGRTDAGVHAFGQVIHFDYPGSMPAENMLRAINSLMPLDVLVKAAEIVDENFHARFGVKRKTYQYRVDCGHYTDPFKRFYTGHYPYALSVDKIQTAIKDLEGEHDFTSFAASGGVIENKVRTIYSASCVYNKNNDELVFEFTGNGFLYNMVRILVATLLEIGNGRRDVHDFLRLFEVKDRQEARGTAPASGLYLKEVFYE, from the coding sequence ATGACAAGATACAAACTGACCATTGCATACGATGGGACAAAGTTTCATGGTTTTCAGCGTCAAAATGAATTACGAACGGTTCAAGGTGTTTTAGAGAAAGCATTAAGTAAGATGACTAAGGGTCAACATATTGATGTGTTTGGCTCTGGTCGGACCGATGCTGGGGTACACGCTTTTGGACAAGTGATCCATTTTGATTATCCTGGTAGTATGCCGGCAGAGAACATGCTACGAGCAATTAATTCTTTAATGCCGCTAGATGTTTTAGTTAAAGCTGCCGAAATCGTGGACGAAAACTTTCATGCACGATTCGGTGTCAAACGCAAAACTTATCAATATCGGGTCGATTGTGGACATTATACGGACCCATTTAAAAGGTTTTACACAGGTCATTACCCATATGCGTTGTCTGTGGATAAAATTCAAACAGCTATTAAAGATCTCGAAGGTGAACACGATTTTACAAGTTTCGCTGCTTCGGGTGGGGTAATAGAAAATAAAGTTAGGACTATCTATTCTGCGTCATGTGTGTATAATAAGAACAATGACGAATTAGTTTTCGAATTTACAGGCAATGGCTTCCTATATAATATGGTTAGAATTTTAGTTGCTACTCTGTTAGAGATCGGTAATGGGCGCAGGGATGTACACGACTTCTTGAGGTTGTTTGAAGTGAAGGACCGACAAGAAGCACGTGGAACAGCACCTGCTAGTGGGCTATATTTAAAAGAAGTTTTTTACGAATAA